The Caldicellulosiruptor changbaiensis genome has a segment encoding these proteins:
- a CDS encoding RsmB/NOP family class I SAM-dependent RNA methyltransferase — MNLPEEFLSKMKEILKDEFEDFVKVYDFDSYKGFRVNTAKVSVDEFMKRIGIEFEKVPWCEDGFYINDEIRLSKHPYYFAGLIYIQEPSAMFPVEALDVKEGEKVLDLCAAPGGKTIQIAAKIGPSGMLVSNDVKPSRIKALVKNVENLGLTNVVILNNKPKEIAESYGAYFDKILVDAPCSGEGMFRKDPAAAKKWTLNHPQKYVNLQRSIMTEVDELLKVGGEIVYSTCTFEPEENEGIIDWFLKKHKNYEVIEIEKYPGFSDGLEINGNLELKKTVRIYPHKVKGEGHFVCKLKKVKESGNEWVFEPQRHQVDKSDLEIFERFCHKHLNIDFKMFENRVFYKKADKLYLGYEGPFDKITPIRNGLLLGEVYKGRFYPSAHLISSLKFEDLKKVINFSVDDERLIRYLKGETIENVENLNGFVAVCVDGFTLGWGKAEGHIIKNYFPRGWRLE, encoded by the coding sequence TTGAACTTACCAGAAGAGTTTTTGTCAAAGATGAAAGAGATTTTGAAAGATGAGTTTGAAGATTTTGTAAAGGTGTATGATTTTGATAGCTACAAGGGATTTAGGGTAAATACTGCAAAGGTCTCGGTTGATGAATTCATGAAGCGAATTGGTATAGAATTTGAAAAAGTCCCATGGTGTGAAGACGGGTTTTATATAAACGATGAAATAAGACTGAGCAAGCATCCATACTATTTTGCAGGGCTTATATATATCCAAGAACCTTCAGCAATGTTTCCTGTTGAGGCTTTGGATGTGAAAGAGGGAGAAAAGGTTTTAGATTTGTGTGCAGCACCGGGTGGAAAGACTATCCAGATAGCAGCAAAGATTGGACCAAGCGGTATGCTTGTATCAAACGATGTCAAACCAAGTAGGATAAAGGCACTTGTTAAGAATGTAGAAAATCTTGGACTTACAAATGTTGTAATTTTGAATAACAAGCCAAAAGAAATAGCTGAAAGCTATGGTGCATACTTTGACAAGATTTTAGTTGATGCACCTTGCTCAGGTGAAGGGATGTTTCGCAAGGACCCAGCAGCTGCTAAAAAATGGACTTTAAATCATCCACAAAAGTATGTCAACTTGCAAAGAAGTATTATGACAGAAGTGGATGAGCTTTTAAAAGTAGGTGGTGAGATAGTCTATTCTACTTGTACATTTGAGCCCGAAGAAAATGAAGGGATAATCGACTGGTTCTTGAAAAAACACAAAAACTATGAGGTCATTGAAATAGAAAAATATCCTGGATTTTCTGATGGGCTTGAGATAAATGGAAATCTGGAGCTTAAAAAAACTGTTAGAATCTATCCACACAAAGTTAAAGGTGAAGGGCATTTTGTCTGCAAGTTGAAAAAGGTAAAAGAAAGTGGCAATGAATGGGTTTTTGAACCGCAAAGGCATCAAGTAGACAAAAGCGATTTAGAAATTTTTGAAAGATTTTGCCATAAACATTTGAATATAGATTTTAAAATGTTCGAAAACAGGGTATTTTATAAAAAGGCTGACAAGCTTTATTTAGGATATGAAGGACCGTTTGACAAAATTACTCCTATAAGAAATGGGCTTTTGCTTGGAGAGGTTTACAAAGGGAGGTTTTATCCTTCAGCGCACCTTATTTCCAGTCTCAAGTTCGAAGACCTAAAAAAGGTTATCAACTTTTCTGTAGATGATGAAAGGCTAATTAGGTACCTCAAGGGCGAGACTATTGAAAATGTTGAAAATTTGAATGGTTTTGTTGCTGTGTGTGTAGATGGTTTTACACTTGGCTGGGGTAAGGCAGAAGGGCATATAATAAAAAACTATTTTCCAAGAGGGTGGAGATTAGAGTAA